CTGATGGATATTATGACCCGTTTGAACCTTCCGTACAATCTCGGCCACTTTATGAAAATCCATCTTTCTGTGTATCTCCTCCACGGTCTTAGGGTTCGTGGACTGTACCCCGATTTCCAATTGAATCAGGCCCGGACGCATCTTCCGGAAAAGTTCCAGTTCTTCCTCTGTCGTCAAATCTGCTGCGACCTCAAAGTGGAAATTCGTAAACCCATTGTCTGACTCCAGGATAAACCTCCAGATTTCCATCGCATGTTCTTTCCTGCAATTAAAAGTCCGGTCCACAAATTTAACCTGGGCCACCTTCCTGTCGATAAAAAACTGCAGCTCCTGTTTTACCAGTTCCGTATCTCTGAATCTTAAACACTTATCCACGGAAGAGAGACAGTAACTACAGGAAAAAGGGCAGCCCCTGCTGGATTCATAATAGATGATTCTGTAATCAAATGCACTTAAATCCTCATACGGAAACGGAACTTCACTTAACTCCATGATTTCTCTGTCCAGGTTCTTTTGTATCAATCCCTGTTCATCCCGGTAAGTAATCCCCCGGATCTCACGGATCCCATTCCTCCTGTACTCCTCACTGCTGCCCTCTTTTCTCAAAATCCAATCTGCCAGCTCAGCAAAGGTCTTTTCACCTTCTCCCCGCATCACCCCATGGATGGCGGGATTCTCTTCCAGGACCTTCCCGGCATCATAGGAAACCTCCGGGCCGCCCACCCAGATTTCCGTCTCCGGGAGTACTTTCGAAAGGTCATAAATCAATTCCCGGACAAAAGAAATATTCCATATATAACATGAAAAGCAAAGAACATCCGGTCTGTACCGGAAAATATCCTTCATGATTTCATCCTGCGGCTGATTAATTGTGTAT
The window above is part of the Novisyntrophococcus fermenticellae genome. Proteins encoded here:
- a CDS encoding B12-binding domain-containing radical SAM protein, translated to MKRILLAAVNAKYIHSNLAVYSLRAYARKQGILTDLAEYTINQPQDEIMKDIFRYRPDVLCFSCYIWNISFVRELIYDLSKVLPETEIWVGGPEVSYDAGKVLEENPAIHGVMRGEGEKTFAELADWILRKEGSSEEYRRNGIREIRGITYRDEQGLIQKNLDREIMELSEVPFPYEDLSAFDYRIIYYESSRGCPFSCSYCLSSVDKCLRFRDTELVKQELQFFIDRKVAQVKFVDRTFNCRKEHAMEIWRFILESDNGFTNFHFEVAADLTTEEELELFRKMRPGLIQLEIGVQSTNPKTVEEIHRKMDFHKVAEIVRKVQTGHNIHQHLDLIAGLPFEDYESFSESFRDVYRLHPDQLQMGFLKVLKGSYMAEHLQEYEGVCRNKEPYEILSTRWLSYADVIRLKQVEEMVEVYYNSGQFQNLLQEVETKYRNMFHFFEGLGIFYEERGYGKISHTRIRRYEILLEFLKEAFPDKIQKFCNLAVLDVYARENAKSRPHFAADNGPYKDCLREFFQREEVTRELLPSYEGYGWKQMWKMTHVEIISSIGEQPKAILFDYNERDPLTGSARQIDVTERIIRGC